In Macrobrachium rosenbergii isolate ZJJX-2024 chromosome 16, ASM4041242v1, whole genome shotgun sequence, a single genomic region encodes these proteins:
- the LOC136846897 gene encoding putative proline-rich protein 21, whose protein sequence is MISITPRPFTYLHCTTSAHRLPLHLSCSPTSIAPRLLTNFHCATTAHRLPLHLNRSPTSIEPQTAHRLLLHHDCSPISIASRPFTYFHCTETAHVLPLHHYRSPTSSALQLLADFHFTTTIHRLPLHCNRSPTSISPQPLTNFYCTMTARRLPLH, encoded by the coding sequence ATGATTTCCATTACACCACGACCGTTCACGTACTTGCATTGCACCACGAGCGCTCACCGACTTCCATTGCATCTCAGCTGCTCACCGACTTCTATTGCTCCACGACTGCTCACCAACTTCCATTGCGCCACGACCGCTCACCGACTTCCATTGCACCTCAACCGCTCACCAACTTCCATTGAACCTCAAACTGCTCACCGACTTCTGTTGCACCACGACTGCTCACCGATTTCCATTGCATCACGACCATTCACCTACTTTCATTGCACTGAAACTGCTCATGTACTTCCATTGCACCACTACCGCTCGCCGACTTCCAGTGCACTGCAACTGCTCGCCGATTTCCATTTCACCACGACCATTCACCGACTTCCATTGCACTGCAACCGCTCACCGACGTCCATTTCACCTCAGCCGCTCACCAACTTCTATTGCACCATGACTGCTCGCCGACTTCCATTGCACTGA